A window of Anolis sagrei isolate rAnoSag1 chromosome 13, rAnoSag1.mat, whole genome shotgun sequence contains these coding sequences:
- the MICOS10 gene encoding MICOS complex subunit MIC10, whose amino-acid sequence MASEGDLGRKWDRCLADSAVKLGAGFGLGIVFSVIFFKRKTWPIAFGSGTGLGMAYSNCQHDFQSPHLLHGRFVKEQ is encoded by the exons ATGGCGTCGGAAGGCGACTTGGGGAGGAAGTGGGACCGGTGCCTGGCTGACTCCGCCGTCAAGCTGG gtgctggttttggcctggGCATTGTCTTCTCAGTCATCTTCTTCAAAA GGAAGACCTGGCCCATTGCGTTTGGCTCCGGGACGGGCCTGGGCATGGCTTATTCCAACTGCCAGCATGACTTCCAGTCCCCGCACCTCCTCCACGGGAGATTCGTCAAG gaGCAATGa